The following proteins are encoded in a genomic region of Dialister hominis:
- a CDS encoding thymidylate synthase codes for MSLADKEYLGIVKNILENGALGDNRTGMPAYKLPHQIMQFDLEKEFPILTTKFVAFKTSVKEILWIWQKQSNDVRVLQDWNCHVWDEWMREDGTIGKAYGYQLGKYHQVDTLLETLKKDPQSRRMVVDLWNVQDLPDMALYPCAFLTMWDVSADGRLNCMLVQRSGDMGLGVPFNMAQYAALVCMIAQVSGLRPGLFTHVINNAHVYENHKEQLLLQLSRLPQAYDAPKLVLNSDIKNFYDFKPEDIVLKNYKHHDKIAMEVSV; via the coding sequence ATGAGCCTTGCAGATAAAGAGTACTTAGGCATAGTGAAGAATATCCTCGAAAACGGGGCCCTTGGCGACAACCGCACCGGCATGCCTGCCTACAAGCTGCCCCACCAGATCATGCAGTTTGACCTTGAAAAGGAATTCCCGATCCTGACGACCAAGTTCGTCGCATTCAAGACATCCGTGAAGGAAATCCTCTGGATCTGGCAGAAACAGTCGAACGACGTCCGCGTCCTTCAGGACTGGAACTGCCACGTATGGGATGAATGGATGAGAGAAGACGGCACGATCGGAAAGGCATACGGCTACCAGCTGGGCAAGTACCATCAGGTGGACACGCTCCTTGAAACGCTGAAGAAGGATCCGCAGAGCCGCCGCATGGTCGTCGACCTCTGGAACGTCCAGGATCTGCCGGACATGGCGCTCTATCCCTGCGCCTTCCTCACCATGTGGGACGTCTCCGCTGACGGTCGCCTGAACTGCATGCTCGTGCAGAGAAGCGGCGACATGGGACTCGGCGTGCCTTTCAACATGGCGCAGTACGCAGCCCTCGTCTGCATGATCGCGCAGGTGAGCGGACTCCGTCCGGGCCTTTTCACCCACGTCATCAACAACGCCCATGTTTACGAAAACCATAAGGAACAGCTTCTCCTCCAGCTCTCCCGCCTGCCGCAGGCTTACGATGCGCCGAAGCTCGTCCTGAATTCTGACATCAAGAACTTCTACGACTTCAAGCCGGAAGACATCGTCCTTAAAAACTACAAGCATCACGACAAGATTGCCATGGAGGTGTCCGTATGA
- a CDS encoding dihydrofolate reductase encodes MSLSIIVAKASNNAIGKDNALLWHLSDDLKRFKKLTMGHPIIMGRKTFESLPGVLPGRVHYVLTGNKDYKAPEGVLLFHDVKSLMESLPEGENFVIGGEHMYKALLPYAGALYITEVEKPFDGDAFFPEIRPEDWVVTEETEGEGNIPHRFITYHRK; translated from the coding sequence ATGAGCCTCTCCATCATCGTTGCCAAAGCATCCAATAACGCCATCGGAAAGGACAATGCCCTTCTCTGGCACCTCTCCGACGACCTCAAGCGGTTCAAGAAACTGACGATGGGCCATCCGATTATCATGGGAAGGAAGACCTTCGAAAGCCTCCCGGGCGTCCTTCCCGGCCGCGTTCACTACGTCCTCACAGGAAATAAGGACTACAAAGCGCCCGAGGGCGTTCTCCTCTTCCACGACGTGAAATCCCTCATGGAATCCCTCCCCGAAGGAGAAAACTTCGTCATCGGCGGCGAGCACATGTACAAAGCCCTCCTCCCGTACGCAGGCGCCCTCTACATCACAGAAGTAGAGAAACCCTTCGACGGCGATGCCTTCTTCCCTGAGATCCGTCCCGAAGACTGGGTCGTCACCGAAGAAACAGAAGGCGAAGGAAACATCCCGCACCGCTTCATCACCTACCACAGGAAATAG
- a CDS encoding IS3 family transposase, whose product MENLRKENKALLKANQSLGEKTKSLDEKCQTLAKEYKELGEQTLIKRIEYEALEIAAETIKKEEGISLKTLTNREKAIVIDALLSRSKYPLKKLLTVLNMAKASYFYQKSAMKAGDKYAEIRETIKDKFKKNRSVYGYRRIWLALRKDGKILSEKLVRRFMKEDHLVPYRKKAKKYSSYKGEISPAPNLVNRNFHADEPGKLLLTDITEFHISAGKVYLSAITDVFDGKIVAWTIGTSPNAKLVNTMLVKAREALGDDKHPIVHSDRGIHYQWPGWIALMKKFGWTRSMSKKGCSPDNAACEGVFGRVKNEMFYNRSWIGVSIKEFIAYLDDYLHWYNEDRIKITLGGMSPVEYRESLGIM is encoded by the coding sequence ATGGAAAACCTCCGCAAAGAGAATAAAGCATTGCTGAAAGCCAATCAGTCACTGGGAGAGAAGACGAAGTCTCTTGATGAAAAGTGCCAGACACTTGCGAAAGAGTATAAGGAGCTTGGCGAGCAGACTCTTATTAAACGGATCGAGTACGAAGCCCTCGAGATAGCTGCAGAAACAATAAAAAAAGAAGAGGGCATCAGTCTAAAAACACTGACCAATCGGGAAAAAGCCATCGTGATTGATGCCCTTCTGAGCCGCAGCAAGTATCCCCTGAAGAAACTGCTGACGGTGCTAAATATGGCTAAAGCCTCATATTTCTACCAGAAATCCGCTATGAAGGCGGGAGATAAATATGCGGAAATACGCGAAACCATCAAAGACAAATTTAAGAAGAACCGGTCGGTTTATGGTTACCGGAGAATCTGGTTAGCGCTCAGAAAAGATGGGAAAATTCTTTCTGAGAAGCTCGTCCGCCGCTTTATGAAAGAGGATCATCTGGTTCCATACCGCAAAAAAGCTAAAAAGTATAGCTCCTACAAAGGAGAAATTTCACCTGCCCCTAATCTCGTTAACAGGAATTTTCATGCCGACGAACCAGGAAAGCTGCTTCTCACAGATATTACGGAATTCCACATATCTGCAGGGAAAGTATACCTGTCAGCTATAACTGACGTCTTTGACGGCAAGATTGTCGCATGGACGATCGGCACGTCGCCGAATGCCAAACTGGTCAATACCATGCTGGTAAAAGCGAGAGAGGCCCTGGGCGATGACAAGCATCCTATCGTTCATTCAGACCGCGGTATACATTACCAATGGCCTGGATGGATCGCCTTGATGAAGAAATTTGGCTGGACAAGATCCATGTCGAAAAAAGGGTGCTCGCCGGATAATGCTGCTTGTGAAGGTGTCTTTGGAAGAGTAAAAAACGAAATGTTCTATAATAGAAGCTGGATAGGTGTATCCATTAAAGAATTCATAGCTTACCTAGACGATTATCTTCATTGGTATAATGAAGACCGAATTAAAATTACCTTGGGCGGCATGAGTCCAGTAGAATACAGAGAAAGCTTAGGGATAATGTAA
- a CDS encoding FeoA family protein produces MMPLIFAKEGETVTIRRISGKDDVRQHLAELGFVMDAEVLIVSHMAGNLIVQVKGSRIALDKSMAQRIFF; encoded by the coding sequence ATGATGCCTCTCATATTTGCCAAGGAAGGCGAGACTGTGACGATACGCCGCATTTCAGGGAAAGACGACGTCCGCCAGCATCTGGCTGAGCTCGGATTTGTGATGGACGCAGAAGTTTTGATTGTCAGCCACATGGCAGGCAACCTGATCGTACAGGTCAAAGGGAGCCGCATTGCTCTCGACAAGTCCATGGCGCAGAGAATTTTCTTTTAA
- a CDS encoding FeoA family protein codes for MKTLKEVAVGETAKVKKIGGNGPTRRRIMDMGITKGVDVFVRKVAPLGDPIELTVRGYELSIRKSEAEVIEVEE; via the coding sequence ATGAAAACATTGAAGGAAGTGGCAGTCGGGGAGACCGCCAAGGTCAAGAAGATCGGCGGCAACGGACCGACGCGCCGCCGCATCATGGACATGGGCATCACAAAGGGAGTCGATGTCTTTGTCCGTAAGGTAGCACCACTGGGCGATCCGATCGAACTGACCGTCCGCGGCTACGAACTTTCCATCCGCAAGAGTGAAGCGGAAGTCATTGAAGTGGAAGAGTAA
- the feoB gene encoding ferrous iron transport protein B has protein sequence MSIRIALAGNPNCGKTTLFNELTGSNQYVGNWAGVTVEKKDGILKGHKDVIIQDLPGIYSLSPYTLEEKVARNYLVNEQPDVILNIIDGTNLERNLYLSTQLIEIGLPVVMAVNMMDLVKKSGDKIDIKKMGEELGCEVVEISALQGKGCKEAAERAIEAAKSGRKHCLPSVFTGSVEHAIAHIEESIHDKVDKEFVRWYAIKVFERDHDATDALQLDPKTLAHLDTHIKDCEDEMDDDSESIIINQRYSYIGRIISSVLTKKHDCHAMTVSDKIDRVVTNRILALPIFFAIMTFVYYISVTTIGTWATDWTNDVFFGEYVNDAAAGLMEAIAAPDWLESLVVDGIIGGVGTVLGFVPQIVLIFFFLALLEDSGYMARVAFIMDRIFRKFGLSGKSFIPILVGSGCGVPAVMATRTIEDQRDRRMTIMLCTFIPCSAKAVIISMITSTFFPDSVLMAPAMYFLGIAVIVLAGIALKKTSAFAGDPAPFVMELPAYHIPAMKGVIRHMWDRAKGFIIKAGTIIFAACVIIWFFSAFNASMEMVDIEDSMLAAFGGAISWIFAPVGLGDWKGAVAVISAEMAKENAIGTLAVLNGVAADAEDMELMAGIAGMFTPIAAFSFMILNLFDPPCVVAMATIAREMGDRKWAALAIGFQIMLGYGMAFVAYNIGSWLFYGAAFGIGQVLAIVVSLAALWMIVRPAPKKKEEILEGAGVKA, from the coding sequence ATGTCAATCAGAATCGCCCTTGCGGGCAATCCGAACTGCGGCAAGACGACACTGTTTAATGAATTGACCGGCAGCAACCAGTATGTGGGAAACTGGGCCGGCGTCACCGTAGAAAAGAAGGACGGCATCCTTAAAGGACACAAGGATGTCATTATCCAGGATCTTCCGGGGATCTATTCTTTGTCCCCGTATACACTGGAAGAAAAGGTAGCAAGAAATTACCTTGTCAACGAACAGCCTGACGTGATTCTGAATATCATCGATGGTACAAATCTGGAAAGAAACCTGTACCTCTCCACACAGCTGATTGAAATCGGACTGCCGGTCGTCATGGCAGTCAACATGATGGACCTCGTCAAGAAGAGCGGGGACAAGATCGACATCAAGAAGATGGGCGAGGAACTGGGCTGCGAAGTCGTGGAAATCTCCGCGCTGCAGGGCAAGGGCTGCAAGGAAGCTGCTGAAAGAGCCATCGAGGCTGCCAAGAGCGGCAGGAAGCACTGCCTGCCTTCCGTATTCACTGGAAGCGTAGAACACGCCATTGCGCACATTGAAGAATCCATCCATGACAAAGTGGACAAGGAATTCGTCCGTTGGTATGCCATCAAGGTATTTGAAAGAGACCATGATGCGACCGATGCACTGCAGCTCGATCCTAAGACTCTCGCTCACCTTGATACGCACATCAAGGACTGCGAAGATGAAATGGACGATGATTCCGAATCCATCATCATCAACCAGCGTTACTCCTATATCGGACGCATCATTTCCAGCGTCCTGACGAAGAAGCATGACTGCCATGCGATGACGGTCTCCGACAAGATCGACCGCGTCGTCACGAACCGTATCCTTGCTCTTCCGATTTTCTTCGCCATCATGACGTTTGTGTACTACATTTCCGTCACGACCATCGGCACATGGGCTACCGACTGGACGAATGACGTATTCTTCGGCGAATATGTCAATGATGCAGCTGCCGGCCTCATGGAAGCCATTGCCGCTCCTGACTGGCTGGAAAGCCTTGTCGTCGACGGCATCATCGGCGGCGTGGGCACCGTCCTTGGCTTCGTGCCGCAGATTGTTCTTATTTTCTTCTTCCTGGCACTCCTGGAAGACTCCGGATACATGGCGCGCGTCGCATTCATCATGGACCGCATTTTCCGCAAATTCGGCCTGTCCGGCAAGTCCTTCATTCCGATCCTGGTCGGAAGCGGCTGCGGCGTGCCGGCTGTCATGGCGACACGTACGATCGAAGATCAGCGTGACCGCCGCATGACCATCATGCTCTGCACCTTCATCCCGTGCTCCGCGAAGGCTGTCATCATTTCCATGATCACGTCCACCTTCTTCCCAGACTCGGTACTCATGGCTCCGGCTATGTACTTCCTGGGCATTGCCGTCATCGTTCTGGCGGGCATTGCTCTGAAGAAGACCTCTGCCTTTGCCGGCGATCCGGCACCTTTCGTCATGGAACTTCCGGCATACCATATTCCGGCTATGAAGGGCGTCATCCGTCATATGTGGGACAGAGCGAAAGGCTTCATCATCAAGGCAGGCACCATCATTTTTGCAGCCTGCGTCATCATCTGGTTCTTCTCCGCATTCAATGCGTCCATGGAAATGGTCGATATTGAAGACTCCATGCTCGCAGCCTTCGGCGGAGCTATTTCCTGGATCTTCGCACCGGTCGGTCTGGGCGACTGGAAAGGCGCCGTCGCTGTCATTTCCGCTGAAATGGCAAAGGAAAACGCTATCGGCACCCTTGCTGTCCTGAACGGCGTCGCTGCTGATGCAGAAGACATGGAACTCATGGCTGGCATTGCCGGTATGTTCACACCGATTGCCGCTTTCTCCTTCATGATCCTGAACCTGTTCGACCCGCCGTGCGTCGTTGCTATGGCTACGATTGCCCGTGAAATGGGCGACAGGAAATGGGCAGCTCTTGCCATCGGATTCCAGATCATGCTCGGATACGGCATGGCATTCGTCGCTTACAACATCGGAAGCTGGCTCTTCTACGGCGCCGCTTTCGGCATTGGACAAGTCCTTGCCATCGTCGTCAGCCTGGCAGCTCTCTGGATGATCGTCCGTCCTGCTCCCAAGAAGAAGGAAGAAATTCTGGAAGGAGCCGGCGTGAAGGCGTAA